In Rhodanobacter humi, the following are encoded in one genomic region:
- a CDS encoding extracellular solute-binding protein: MIFVTLCLAGCTARHADALVFWTFGPEGEAVAQLLPDFERTHPDIHVEVQQLPLSAAHQKLLTAIAGNTTPDMAQLGNTWLPELVALHALAPLQQRVAASTAVAPPDYFASIWATNVSDGQLYGIPWYVDTRLLFYRSDLLKQAGFDAPPRDWVQWRRMLAALSHPGRKVYGILLPTNEYEQLLSLALQQPDPLLRDGDRYGNFESAGFKRALTFYVDTFRLRQAPVVTNVEVSNPWEEFGRGTYAFYLSGPWNIGEFRKRLPAAEQADWSTAPLPGPDGPGAGLAGGASLVVFRASKRQRAAWALIEYLSQPEVQQRFYRLTGDMPPRRSSWNSPLLRDDAQARAFRDQLERVKPTPAVPEWERIAVMMQQVAARAVAGELTVDQAAAEMDRQADRILAKRRWLLDRAETKR, translated from the coding sequence ATGATCTTCGTCACGCTATGCCTCGCCGGCTGCACCGCCCGGCACGCCGACGCCCTGGTGTTCTGGACCTTCGGGCCGGAGGGGGAGGCCGTCGCCCAGTTGCTGCCGGACTTCGAGCGCACGCATCCGGACATCCATGTCGAGGTGCAGCAGCTGCCGCTGAGTGCGGCGCACCAGAAGCTGCTCACCGCGATCGCCGGCAACACCACGCCGGACATGGCGCAACTCGGCAACACCTGGTTGCCGGAACTGGTGGCGCTGCATGCGCTGGCGCCGCTGCAGCAGCGCGTCGCCGCCTCGACGGCGGTGGCGCCGCCGGACTACTTCGCCAGCATCTGGGCCACCAATGTCAGCGACGGCCAGCTGTATGGCATCCCGTGGTACGTGGACACGCGCCTGCTGTTCTACCGCAGCGACCTGCTGAAGCAGGCCGGCTTCGACGCGCCGCCGCGCGACTGGGTGCAGTGGCGGCGCATGCTGGCCGCGCTCAGTCATCCCGGACGAAAGGTGTACGGCATCCTGCTGCCGACCAACGAGTACGAGCAGCTGCTGTCGCTGGCACTGCAGCAGCCCGATCCGCTGCTGCGCGACGGCGACCGCTACGGCAACTTCGAAAGCGCCGGTTTCAAGCGTGCCCTGACGTTCTACGTGGATACGTTCCGCCTGCGGCAGGCGCCGGTGGTCACCAACGTGGAGGTCAGCAATCCGTGGGAGGAATTCGGCCGCGGGACCTACGCGTTCTACCTGTCGGGGCCGTGGAACATCGGCGAGTTCCGCAAGCGCCTGCCGGCAGCCGAGCAGGCCGACTGGTCCACCGCGCCGCTGCCGGGGCCCGATGGTCCCGGCGCCGGGCTCGCGGGCGGGGCCAGCCTGGTGGTGTTCCGCGCATCGAAGCGGCAGCGCGCGGCGTGGGCGCTGATCGAATACCTGTCGCAGCCCGAGGTGCAGCAGCGCTTCTACCGGCTCACCGGCGACATGCCGCCACGGCGCAGCAGTTGGAACAGCCCGCTGCTGCGCGACGATGCGCAGGCGCGAGCCTTCCGTGACCAGCTCGAACGCGTGAAGCCCACGCCGGCCGTGCCCGAATGGGAACGCATCGCGGTGATGATGCAGCAGGTCGCCGCACGCGCCGTGGCCGGCGAGCTGACGGTGGATCAGGCCGCGGCCGAGATGGACCGCCAGGCCGACCGCATCCTGGCCAAGCGGCGCTGGCTGCTCGACCGCGCCGAGACGAAGCGATGA